Proteins from a single region of Amblyomma americanum isolate KBUSLIRL-KWMA chromosome 10, ASM5285725v1, whole genome shotgun sequence:
- the LOC144108847 gene encoding chitinase-like protein 4 yields MHVSGLYRSLVRWRRNQLDPLLRGGAKKFSGKPGFPRKGGQKSAVTNSFVLYSAVFVGGAVATFMLVLAILTPTGRSTAGRNRLPFAAAQKAHERTIRRSRGIVFSRQKGAAARSNEEAPLLCLYDRNTERKKEPVHYQLLKHLPARFCTHLVYGFVSPSDLNNGSSGGASQAGSVADADQRIRQMVQLKQLYPALRVLVGVGGPKVDSKSFSDELITEGRREHLAQRSVRWMRGRHLDGMHVQWMYPGEGNGRPSDRENFPKLLAQLRSAFKSENSRWHLTLYLPHEDERVDRGYELRNALRSVHYAVMGSFGYVEPGHAEVTSPLYNRPPAVGGRSPINSVHELVVLLADRGAPRSKLLLAVSATGYTYALARADTDVRAPLRGGDGRGQPGPFSLTPGRMAYFEICYNVYRNSWARVFDAATSCPYAYRGQEWVTYDDADSVRAKVAFLRNQTLGGAALVDVAADDYMGMCGPRNVLARTLRSALKHYAAPQPPVAARVRKAAQRHPRSARQLFRHRRRFG; encoded by the exons ATGCACGTGTCCGGGCTGTACCGCTCACTGGTGCGGTGGCGCCGCAACCAGCTGGACCCGCTGCTCCGAGGAGGAGCCAAGAAGTTTTCCGGAAAGCCAG GCTTTCCTCGCAAGGGTGGCCAGAAGTCGGCGGTGACCAACTCGTTCGTGCTCTACTCGGCCGTGTTCGTGGGGGGCGCCGTGGCCACCTTCATGCTGGTGCTGGCCATCCTGACCCCGACGGGACGCTCGACCGCCGGCCGAAACCGTCTGCCCTTCGCGGCCGCCCAGAAG GCCCACGAGCGGACCATCCGGCGCTCCCGCGGCATAGTCTTCTCTCGCCAGAAGGGGGCGGCCGCGAGGTCCAACGAGGAGGCCCCGCTACTGTGCCTCTACGACCGGAACACGGAACGCAAGAAAGAGCCGGTCCACTACCAGCTGCTCAAGCACCTGCCCGCCAG GTTCTGCACGCACCTGGTGTACGGCTTCGTTAGCCCCTCGGACCTGAACAATGGCTCGTCGGGTGGCGCCTCCCAGGCGGGCTCCGTGGCCGACGCCGACCAGCGCATCCGCCAGATGGTGCAACTTAAGCAGCTCTACCCCGCGCTACGAGTACTGGTCGGTGTGGGAGGGCCCAAG GTGGACTCCAAGTCTTTCTCGGACGAGCTCATCACCGAGGGTCGGCGCGAGCACCTTGCGCAGCGCAGCGTCCGCTGGATGCGCGGCCGGCACCTGGACGGCATGCACGTCCAGTGGATGTACCCGGGAGAGGGCAACGGACGGCCCTCGGACCGAGAGAACTTCCCCAAGCTGCTGGCGCAGCTCCGGAGCGCCTTCAAG TCGGAGAACAGCCGCTGGCACCTGACGCTGTACCTGCCTCACGAGGACGAGCGCGTGGACCGCGGCTACGAGCTGCGCAACGCCCTGCGATCGGTGCACTACGCGGTGATGGGCTCGTTCGGCTACGTGGAGCCCGGCCACGCCGAGGTGACCAGTCCGCTGTACAACCGGCCGCCCGCCGTCGGGGGCCGCTCGCCCATCAACAGCGTCCACGAGCTGGTGGTGCTGCTGGCGGACAGGGGGGCGCCCCGGAGCAAGCTGCTGCTCGCCGTGTCCGCCACCGGATACACCTACGCGCTCGCCAG GGCCGACACCGACGTGCGCGCCCCTCTGCGGGGCGGGGACGGCCGCGGCCAGCCGGGCCCCTTCAGCCTGACGCCCGGCCGGATGGCCTACTTCGAGATCTGCTACAACGTGTACCGGAACAGCTGGGCGCGCGTGTTCGACGCCGCCACGTCGTGCCCCTACGCCTACCGAGGTCAGGAGTGGGTCACCTACGACGACGCCGACTCAGTCAGGGCAAAG GTGGCCTTCCTGCGCAACCAGACGCTGGGCGGCGCGGCGCTGGTGGATGTGGCGGCCGACGACTACATGGGCATGTGCGGGCCCCGCAACGTGCTGGCGCGCACCCTCCGCTCTGCGCTGAAGCACTACGCGGCCCCGCAGCCCCCCGTGGCGGCCCGCGTCAGGAAGGCGGCGCAGCGGCACCCACGCTCCGCCCGACAGCTCTTCAGGCATCGGCGGCGCTTCGGCtaa